The following coding sequences lie in one Rutidosis leptorrhynchoides isolate AG116_Rl617_1_P2 chromosome 4, CSIRO_AGI_Rlap_v1, whole genome shotgun sequence genomic window:
- the LOC139843770 gene encoding protein EMSY-LIKE 3-like isoform X2 produces MDYEPFDSSGTDDDLPPSHQNRIPRGGRVAGNGRPAVMGPTQYPRMYGETDMEAQIHHLEQEAYSSVLRAFKAQADAITWEKESLITELRKELRLSNEEHKDLLGKVNKDDVIRRIREWRQSGGIQPGILGTGQTVHDPSPSPSVSASRKKQKMNPSGGSQSFGGPPAPFHPQPAPPINLPSSSAARRGPLPGSKAKNKKSGPMMGGVSSMKMQYPPSGPAGRGQIVNRVASGAHMNETAESASFSTLIGRKVRTRWPDDNNFYEAVITDYNPTEGRHALVYDQFTTNETWEWVNLAEISPKDIQWEGEDPGIPHKGGYGRSGNANNRSGPHDVGPGGGRGRGMTKGQIRKDFPPPQNGIGKKGPDDIQLLNTDALIKEVERVFGSGHPDSIEIEKAKKVLKEHEQALADAIARLADISDGDSDNCDYSCYR; encoded by the exons ATGGATTACGAACCTTTTGATAGTAGTG GAACTGATGATGATCTTCCTCCGTCACATCAAAATAGAATTCCAAGAGGTGGACGCGTTGCAGGAAATGGAAGACCTGCTGTTATGGGCCCTACTCAATATCCCCGAATGTATGGGGAAACTGATATGGAAGCCCAAATTCATCACCTTGAACAAGAAGCATACAGTTCAGTTTTAAGAGCCTTTAAAGCCCAAGCTGATGCCATTACTTGG GAAAAGGAAAGTCTAATAACTGAACTCAGAAAAGAACtgagattatcaaatgaagaacacAAAGACCTTTTAGGAAAAGTAAATAAAGACGATGTAATCCGCAGAATAAG GGAATGGAGACAATCTGGTGGGATTCAACCTGGGATACTTGGCACGGGTCAAACGGTTCATGATCCATCTCCCAGTCCATCTGTCTCGGCTTCACGTAAGAAGCAAAAAATGAACCCTTCAGGGGGTTCACAATCTTTTGGTGGGCCACCTGCACCTTTTCATCCACAACCAGCACCTCCAATAAACTTGCCATCTTCATCCGCTGCTAGAAGAGGACCTTTGCCCGGATCCAAGGCCAAAAACAAGAAATCT GGCCCGATGATGGGTGGAGTATCATCAATGAAAATGCAGTATCCTCCGTCTGGTCCAGCTGGAAGAGGTCAAATTGTAAATCGTGTTGCTTCTGGTGCACATATGAATGAGACTGCTGAGTCAGCATCATTCTCTACATTGATTGGGAGAAAAGTGAGAACGAGATGGCCCGATGACAACAACTTCTATGAAGCTGTTATTACAGATTATAATCCCACTGAG GGTCGACATGCGCTAGTTTATGATCAATTTACAACTAATGAAACTTGGGAGTGGGTCAATCTTGCAGAG ATTTCCCCCAAGGATATACAATGGGAAGGTGAAGACCCGGGAATACCTCACAAAGGGGGATACGGGAGATCGGGTAATGCAAATAATAGAAGTGGGCCCCATGATGTTGGTCCAGGTGGCGGAAGAGGTCGGGGGATGACAAAAGGTCAAATTAGAAAAGATTTCCCACCGCCACAAAATGGCATCGGAAAGAAGGGTCCAGATGATATTCAATTACTCAACACTGATGCTCTTATAAAGGAG GTAGAGAGGGTATTCGGGTCTGGTCATCCAGATTCTATAGAAATAGAGAAAGCTAAGAAAGTCCTGAAG GAACATGAACAAGCGCTTGCTGACGCTATTGCAAGGCTTGCAGATATCTCTGATGGTGACAGTG ATAACTGTGATTATTCCTGTTACAGATGA
- the LOC139843770 gene encoding protein EMSY-LIKE 3-like isoform X3, producing MDYEPFDSSGTDDDLPPSHQNRIPRGGRVAGNGRPAVMGPTQYPRMYGETDMEAQIHHLEQEAYSSVLRAFKAQADAITWEKESLITELRKELRLSNEEHKDLLGKVNKDDVIRRIREWRQSGGIQPGILGTGQTVHDPSPSPSVSASRKKQKMNPSGGSQSFGGPPAPFHPQPAPPINLPSSSAARRGPLPGSKAKNKKSGPMMGGVSSMKMQYPPSGPAGRGQIVNRVASGAHMNETAESASFSTLIGRKVRTRWPDDNNFYEAVITDYNPTEGRHALVYDQFTTNETWEWVNLAEISPKDIQWEGEDPGIPHKGGYGRSGNANNRSGPHDVGPGGGRGRGMTKGQIRKDFPPPQNGIGKKGPDDIQLLNTDALIKEVERVFGSGHPDSIEIEKAKKVLKEHEQALADAIARLADISDGDSGCR from the exons ATGGATTACGAACCTTTTGATAGTAGTG GAACTGATGATGATCTTCCTCCGTCACATCAAAATAGAATTCCAAGAGGTGGACGCGTTGCAGGAAATGGAAGACCTGCTGTTATGGGCCCTACTCAATATCCCCGAATGTATGGGGAAACTGATATGGAAGCCCAAATTCATCACCTTGAACAAGAAGCATACAGTTCAGTTTTAAGAGCCTTTAAAGCCCAAGCTGATGCCATTACTTGG GAAAAGGAAAGTCTAATAACTGAACTCAGAAAAGAACtgagattatcaaatgaagaacacAAAGACCTTTTAGGAAAAGTAAATAAAGACGATGTAATCCGCAGAATAAG GGAATGGAGACAATCTGGTGGGATTCAACCTGGGATACTTGGCACGGGTCAAACGGTTCATGATCCATCTCCCAGTCCATCTGTCTCGGCTTCACGTAAGAAGCAAAAAATGAACCCTTCAGGGGGTTCACAATCTTTTGGTGGGCCACCTGCACCTTTTCATCCACAACCAGCACCTCCAATAAACTTGCCATCTTCATCCGCTGCTAGAAGAGGACCTTTGCCCGGATCCAAGGCCAAAAACAAGAAATCT GGCCCGATGATGGGTGGAGTATCATCAATGAAAATGCAGTATCCTCCGTCTGGTCCAGCTGGAAGAGGTCAAATTGTAAATCGTGTTGCTTCTGGTGCACATATGAATGAGACTGCTGAGTCAGCATCATTCTCTACATTGATTGGGAGAAAAGTGAGAACGAGATGGCCCGATGACAACAACTTCTATGAAGCTGTTATTACAGATTATAATCCCACTGAG GGTCGACATGCGCTAGTTTATGATCAATTTACAACTAATGAAACTTGGGAGTGGGTCAATCTTGCAGAG ATTTCCCCCAAGGATATACAATGGGAAGGTGAAGACCCGGGAATACCTCACAAAGGGGGATACGGGAGATCGGGTAATGCAAATAATAGAAGTGGGCCCCATGATGTTGGTCCAGGTGGCGGAAGAGGTCGGGGGATGACAAAAGGTCAAATTAGAAAAGATTTCCCACCGCCACAAAATGGCATCGGAAAGAAGGGTCCAGATGATATTCAATTACTCAACACTGATGCTCTTATAAAGGAG GTAGAGAGGGTATTCGGGTCTGGTCATCCAGATTCTATAGAAATAGAGAAAGCTAAGAAAGTCCTGAAG GAACATGAACAAGCGCTTGCTGACGCTATTGCAAGGCTTGCAGATATCTCTGATGGTGACAGTG GATGCAGATAA
- the LOC139843770 gene encoding protein EMSY-LIKE 3-like isoform X1 — protein MDYEPFDSSGTDDDLPPSHQNRIPRGGRVAGNGRPAVMGPTQYPRMYGETDMEAQIHHLEQEAYSSVLRAFKAQADAITWEKESLITELRKELRLSNEEHKDLLGKVNKDDVIRRIREWRQSGGIQPGILGTGQTVHDPSPSPSVSASRKKQKMNPSGGSQSFGGPPAPFHPQPAPPINLPSSSAARRGPLPGSKAKNKKSGPMMGGVSSMKMQYPPSGPAGRGQIVNRVASGAHMNETAESASFSTLIGRKVRTRWPDDNNFYEAVITDYNPTEGRHALVYDQFTTNETWEWVNLAEISPKDIQWEGEDPGIPHKGGYGRSGNANNRSGPHDVGPGGGRGRGMTKGQIRKDFPPPQNGIGKKGPDDIQLLNTDALIKEVERVFGSGHPDSIEIEKAKKVLKEHEQALADAIARLADISDGDSDEGGRFMRGQPMGE, from the exons ATGGATTACGAACCTTTTGATAGTAGTG GAACTGATGATGATCTTCCTCCGTCACATCAAAATAGAATTCCAAGAGGTGGACGCGTTGCAGGAAATGGAAGACCTGCTGTTATGGGCCCTACTCAATATCCCCGAATGTATGGGGAAACTGATATGGAAGCCCAAATTCATCACCTTGAACAAGAAGCATACAGTTCAGTTTTAAGAGCCTTTAAAGCCCAAGCTGATGCCATTACTTGG GAAAAGGAAAGTCTAATAACTGAACTCAGAAAAGAACtgagattatcaaatgaagaacacAAAGACCTTTTAGGAAAAGTAAATAAAGACGATGTAATCCGCAGAATAAG GGAATGGAGACAATCTGGTGGGATTCAACCTGGGATACTTGGCACGGGTCAAACGGTTCATGATCCATCTCCCAGTCCATCTGTCTCGGCTTCACGTAAGAAGCAAAAAATGAACCCTTCAGGGGGTTCACAATCTTTTGGTGGGCCACCTGCACCTTTTCATCCACAACCAGCACCTCCAATAAACTTGCCATCTTCATCCGCTGCTAGAAGAGGACCTTTGCCCGGATCCAAGGCCAAAAACAAGAAATCT GGCCCGATGATGGGTGGAGTATCATCAATGAAAATGCAGTATCCTCCGTCTGGTCCAGCTGGAAGAGGTCAAATTGTAAATCGTGTTGCTTCTGGTGCACATATGAATGAGACTGCTGAGTCAGCATCATTCTCTACATTGATTGGGAGAAAAGTGAGAACGAGATGGCCCGATGACAACAACTTCTATGAAGCTGTTATTACAGATTATAATCCCACTGAG GGTCGACATGCGCTAGTTTATGATCAATTTACAACTAATGAAACTTGGGAGTGGGTCAATCTTGCAGAG ATTTCCCCCAAGGATATACAATGGGAAGGTGAAGACCCGGGAATACCTCACAAAGGGGGATACGGGAGATCGGGTAATGCAAATAATAGAAGTGGGCCCCATGATGTTGGTCCAGGTGGCGGAAGAGGTCGGGGGATGACAAAAGGTCAAATTAGAAAAGATTTCCCACCGCCACAAAATGGCATCGGAAAGAAGGGTCCAGATGATATTCAATTACTCAACACTGATGCTCTTATAAAGGAG GTAGAGAGGGTATTCGGGTCTGGTCATCCAGATTCTATAGAAATAGAGAAAGCTAAGAAAGTCCTGAAG GAACATGAACAAGCGCTTGCTGACGCTATTGCAAGGCTTGCAGATATCTCTGATGGTGACAGTG ATGAAGGTGGTCGGTTCATGCGTGGCCAGCCAATGGGAGAATGA